CGGCTATGAATGCGGCAGTTGTTGCCGCGTTGGCCACATTGCCACGCACCGGCGCAGGAAGCGCTGTTGCGAACACCTCGCAGAATAACGGCACGATCATCGACTCGATCTATCAGTCGGTGCTGGGTCGCGGCGCTGACGCAGCCGGCAAGGCGTTCTGGCAGGCAGCCCTGGACAGTGGGGCAATCCCGTATGACCAGATCGCGGCGGCTATTCGCGATTCCGCAATGACCAACGGGCAGATTCCCGCGCACGCAACTGGCGGGCTGATCAGTGGCCCAGGCACCGGCACTAGCGACAGCATTCTTTCCCGCCTATCCAACGGCGAGTACGTGATGCGCGCCAGTGCCGTCAGCGCTTATGGCACTGATGTGCTTGATCAGATGAACGCCGGGCAGTTGCCAGGCTTTGCCGCCGGCGGCGCGCCGCAGCTTCGGTTCGAGGGCGCCGCAAGCTATCGAGCCGATGCCAACGGTTCAAATTCTGACGACGGCAGCGACAGTGATAGCGCGGGCATCGCGGTGTTGGCGACCAAGCTCGACCAGGTCATCACCGCGATCAAGCAGGGGCTTCTGCCGCTCATCAGTGATTCGGATACGCGCACCAAGATCATTCGCCAATGGGAGAACGACGGCATGCCGGAAACGCGGGAGGTGCTGGTATGAGATTTATCAGGCCGACGATATTTTCTCCAAGCATGCTGATTTCATCGAACGTGCCAGAAAACGATTATGCCGAGTGGGTGGCCGGCACTTATCCAAAGGGCACCCGCAAGATACTCGCCGCGACGCACATGATTTATGAAGTGCTAACGACGACCACTGCGGATTCGCCATTGGATGGCCTGGCTAAAGAAACTCCAACATGGATGGTCGTGAGTTTCACCAACAAGTACAAAATGTTCGATGACGTTATCGGGACGCAAACTACCAACCCGTTAAAGGTTGATGTCGTGATGCGTCCCGGCACGGTCGTTAACTCCCTAGCCTTGTTCAACCTGTCCGGCAAGTCGGTAACCATCACGGTAACTGATCCGGTAGAGGGCATCGTCTTTAACCGGAAGATCAGCCTGATCAGCGCTGGCGTTGATAACTGGTACGACTGGTTTTTCGAGGACATCGATTACCGGACGAACGTGGTTGTGTTGGATATGCCAGCTTATGGCACGGCGGATATCAGGGTTGTCGTCGAAAGCGCTGGCACGGCTGCTGTCGGCATTTTAATCAATGGCAAGTTGCAGGCCATCGGCACTGCACTTTGGGAGGCATCTGTCGGCATCGATGATTACAGCCGAAAAGTTCGCGACCCAACTTTCGGAACGATGACAGTTGTACAGCGCTCGTTCTCTGATGTTGGCGACTTTCCGATTCAAGTTGAAACCATTCGAATCGACAAAATTAAAAAGATGCTGACCGAGATCCGCGCAACTCCGGTTGTTTGGATCGCAGAAGAGAAGTACGAATCCACGATCATTTACGGCTTCTACAAAACCTTCCGGTTCCCATTCAGCAGTCCCGACTTCTCGCAAGGCGCTATCTCTATTGAAGGGGTTATTTAATGGCTATTCCGGCTGCTATTCCGACGCCACCACCATCGCCAAGCCGGGCCGATGGCCCCGAGGGATTTTCGCCCAAAGCGGACGCGACCATCGCCTATCTGCCGGTGATGGTTGCTGCCACCAACCTCACCGTCACCTGGATGAACGAGACGATCGATGTTGTGGCGCTGGCTCGTGCTGGGGCGGTGCAGGCGGCTGACGCTGCCTCCCAGTCCAGAATCGCTGCCGCTCAATCTGCGGCGGATGCTTTGGCCTATCGCAATTCTGCGCAGGCTGCTGCCGCTGCGGCTGGCTCTGCTGCTGGCCTGCCTTCGCTGGTGGGCAATGCAGGCAAAGCGCTGGTCGTTTCCGATGACGAGCAAAGCGTTGCCTTCAAAGACTTAAAAACCCCGCTTGCTCGCCTTCACGCAATTGCCGCCTCAGGCCCATTTTAAAGGATCACCATCATGGCTTTGACTGATACCAAACCGTTTCCGCAGAAGATCAAGACCGGCTATGGCGTTTGCACGGCCGCACTGGGCAGCATCCCGGCGCCTACCTTGGCCTCTCTTAAATTGATTGCCACGGCTGGGCCTGACGGGGCGTACCTCGCCAAGATTTCAGCCTTTCCGCAGTCCACGGTTACGGCCACGGGCTTGCAGGCTTACAGCAGCAAGGACAACGGTGTCACGTTCCAGCCCATCGGCTCGGAAACTCTGGCGGCCTACACGCTGGCCACAACCGCCAAGATTCCCGAAACGGTTTTCGGTAACTTCAATGCGACCGCACCGAAGCGTCTGGAAGCAGGCGAGAAGGTGTATGTCGGCATTCAGATCGCGTGGCCTTCGGGTGTCGCATTCACCGCCGAATGGATGGATATGTCATGAATCTGAGTAATCCGCTTGGAAGTCCGCTTCAGGATCCGATGGGGCTGGGGTCAGCTTCCAACGGTTCGACGTCAAACATCAAAAGTATTCAACGCGGATTCATAAACGTTTACATCGGGGGTGCTTCTTTTACTTTGCCAAACCCCGTTGATCCTGATAAATCTATCGTCATGTTCGATCAACAAGGTGCGGAAGATCCTCAGAACTCCGGCCAAAATGATAGATATGGCGGCTTTCTCTGGAATATTTGGGACGGAAAAATCGCCAACTTTGCTGTTTCAACTAATGCGGTCTGGTCCGGTTCTAACGGCATTGTTACCGTTATCGAATTCGACAATGTTAAAAAAATAACTAAGGTTGTCGGCACGGCGCAAGTCGGAGTCACACAAGTTGCAGTTGCGCTAGGATACACGCCCGAGCCTTCAAAAACGTTAGTTTTCAGTGTCCTGACGTCTCAAGATATTCCGGGTTTTCAGTATTGCCGGGGTTTAAACTTTGCGCAGTTGAGTACCAATACAGCAACTATAAAATTTGGTGGCGGCGGTTCAAACGCGAATATCGCGGCATCCGCTTTAGTTCAAGTAGTCGAATTTAATTAAAGGGTTGGTTATGTCTGAATTAATTCGAGTACAAAACGGTATCGCTACTCGCGAGCCAATCCCCGACTTCCTTATCAGCCCGCTGTTGTTGCCTGAATCACTCGCTGACTTATCGTGGACGCCTGCTGAGTTCGGCCTGCAAGACTCCGCATGGTGGCCCGAAGAAAATACCGAGGGCGAGCTGGGCGTCAACAAGAAATGGGGCGCAGAAGTGCTGACCATTGATGCCGCGCGCAAGGTGGTGAAGGTTGCCCGCAATCAGGTAAATATGACGGCGGCAGAAAAGGCGGCGCGGGATGCGTTGGTGGCCGAGCAGTGGACAACTCAGATCGCGGCGCGGCGCTACACGGCCGAGATTGCCGGGACCACAATTGATGGCATGCCCATCGACACCGGGCGCGATAGCCAAGGCCTGATCACTGGCGCGGCGGTGCAGGCGATCATTGATCCGGAGTACTCGCTGCACTGGAAAACCTCGGCGGGCTTTGTCGAGCTGACCGGACAGCAGATTCTCGGCGTTGCTTCGATGGTGCGGGCGCACGTACAGGCTTGTTTCAACCGCGAAGCCGCGCTGCTTGATGCGGTCGCGGAAGGCACCATAACCGCCGCCATGCTCGACGAGGGCTGGCCCGCGTAACCCATCGACTACAAATTTCAGCTATCCCGGCCGCCTTGAGCGGTTTTTTTGTGCCTGGAGAAAAGCATGACGACACCGATCGGCAAATTCGACGTACGGCCAGACATCCGGTTTATCAGCCGCTGGGACGTGGAGATGCGGCAGGAGATGGGATTCAACGATCCAGTTCATGGCCTGATCGTCGTGCCGAACACCTTCGTCAGTGACCTGGCATCGATCCGCATCCTCCGGGAAATCTGCCGGTGGTGCGCGGTTACGGCGCTGACTGGGGGCACGTTGGTTGATTCCTATCCGTGGACTCGTGCGGCGCTGATCGTCATCGCGGTCATTGCTCTGGCGATCTATGGCCTGCTAGTCGGCTACGGGATGCGCGCCTCGATCTTGCATGACTGGCTGTACACCTTCGGGCCGCTCACCCGCCGCGAGTGCGACGACATCTATTACCGGGCGCTGACCACTGGCGACGGTACGGCCCGATGGCGGGCGTGGATTTTCTTTCTGGGCGTCCGTCTGGGTGGCCACTGGAGCTACACGAAGACACCGACAAGTCCGGGCGCTTCTTCGCTCAGCGACTGATAGCGGGGCGCGTCTACTCGACCATGTGAAAATTCTTACCGTTGCGCGGGTTGGGTGTCATGCCTCGGACGTTTTCGCCACGCATTGGCGGGTGCCCAGGTATGAGCATCAGTCCTTCAGCTTCCAGGGCGAACACGATGGCTTGCTTCGTGACGTCGCGGAGCAGCCTGGTTCCGGTTTCGAACTGACTAATGGCCAGCACGGACGCGCCTGACCGAAATGCGAGGGCTTCTTGAGACCATCCTAAAAGACCTCTGGCCTGGGAGCACTGCTCTGCCGTCATGGTCTGCGGCTGGCTGAGGATGAAGTCGATGAACTCTTGATCCCTGTCAGCCTGTTTGTCTTCGCGCGCTCGCTCGAAATTGAAAACGTTGGTCATAATCTGCTCATTGTGCTGGATGGATATACAGGCATCGTAGCTCAGATTCGCAGGTAAGCAACATCTCCCCGTCACAGATCACTCACAAGCCCGCCGCGTGCGGGCTTCTTCTTGCCACAAGGAAACCGACATGACCATCGCTCGCGGACTACGAAATAATAATCCGGGCAATATCGACTACAACCCGCGCAACAATTGGCAAGGCCAGTTGCCGCCCGACCCAGCCATTGAGAAACGCTTTGCGCGCTTCGACACGCCAGAGAACGGAATCCGCGCGCTCGCCAAGCTGCTGATCAACTATCGCGGGAAGGACGGGATGCCTGGCGTTGGCCTGCAAGGTATCGACACGGTGCGCGAGACGATCAACCGCTGGGCGCCGTCGGTAGAGAACAACACCGATGCATACGTCAAGGCCGTCTCAGTGGAAGCCGGCGTGCTGCCGAACGAAAGCATCGATATTCGGGATCGGCGCATCCTGCTCGGCGTGGTCACCGCCATCATCAAACACGAGAATGGCGGCAATCCATACAGTCAGGCTGTTATCCAGGAGGCCGTGCGGCGGGCGCTAACATGATCTGAAACTACAGACTTGAGGTTTGGTGCCGCGCGGCTATTTATCGACTTCAGCCGCCAAGCTCTCATAATCACGCCTAATTATTAACTTCGCCGAGCCTGTCAGCTTGGAGCTGCCCGAGATCGCCTGATTAATGTGGTGGTTAGCTCCGGAGAATTGTCGACCACATTTCACGCACCTATATCGATCACTCGTCTCAATGATTGGCGCTGCCAGAGCATTGCACGTGCTGCAAGATAGTGACCTATCCTTAATGAACTTAACCATACCTAGCCGGGCTTGCTCTCGCTGCTCCGGCGTGGCGATTACTAACCCCTTCACGAAATTCCCGATAGTAGTCGCGATACTCATTTCCAATCCTTGTGTCATGTAGGTGGCAGATTGCCCGTTGTACGCCTGACCGTATATTTCTGCACCGTCTGTTTTTCGTCGGCTTGAAATCTTCCCCAATACGCAACCGTAACCGATTGATTTCATTAGGTGGGCAACCAACAAAAAGGCCGGGTTTTAATCGGCCTTTTGGAGCTTAATCATTTGATTTACATGGGAAATCTTGCGATGAATGCGGCATCCCAGGCTTCTACCCCGACTAACTAAGCGGCCGAATCAACTCCGGCCCCTGATTCCTTACATTACCCACGGCCTTGCCGACGGGGTACCACTCGAAGTCATCGACCGGCCGACAGCATTCCTTGGCGATTTCCTCGGCACGCTCTGCCGAAAGCTCAGGGTCAAGCCATTCGTTGGCTAGCTCTGGCGTCAACACAAGCGGTCGGCGGTCGTGAATGTCGACCATGCCCTGGTCGCTGGCTGCGGTGATGATCACGAAACCATCCTCGTCGTGCGGCTCAAGGCCGGGCGTCACCTTGGCCAGCGCGCCATAGAACATGGGCGCGTCACCCTTCAGTCGAATGAAGTACGGCTGCTTCTTCTTTGGGTCGTCTGGATCCTTCACCCATTCGTACCAGCCTTCACTCGGCACCAGGGCGCGGCCATTGGGCCAGAGTTGTTTGAAGAACTTCCCCGTCGTCACCGTCTCGACTCGCGCATTGATAGGGTCGGCACGCTTCCCCTTCGCCCAGAACGGCGACCATCCCCAGCGAACCGGATCCATATGAATCCCGGCCTCGTCCGCTCGCAGAATGTTGACCTTCGTCGACGGCGCTACGTTGTACCGAGCAATTGGCACATTATCGAAGCCGCTGAACTTCGGAAACCTCGGCGCCAATTCGCTGAAGTAATCATCCATTCCTTTGTACTGAACAATCCTTCCGCACATAGCGTCACCCGTCGAAATTCCCCGTCATCAACTACTGACCACGGCCACGCTATTGGATTCAGCGACGTATTAATTCCGGCCGCCGTTGGGCAGCGTCTCCGCTTGATATTCGCGAAGCCGCTTATTGGCCGCGTCCAGTTCGCCGCGGAGCATCTCAACTTGATCCGCGACCCGCATCAGCCCTTTCATCTTGTTGTTGTCCAGTCCAGCCTGCCGTAGGCAATCCGAAACCCTGGCCTCCGTTGCGGCGAGCTTGATCCTCAGTGCGTCACGCTCCGCTGCCAGTTGCTGGTTCATGTCGATCAGTTCAGCGACATTGGATCGGCTCCGGCGCAGCCTATCGTTTAGATCTGCAATCTCGTCGCAGAGCAGTGCGGACTGCTGTTTCAGCATTTCCAGCGGGGTCGGAACGCCAAGGCAACCGAATGAGTCGTCGTCGATGAGCATGACACTTACTTCTTTATACTGTTTGCATATACAGTATTCGAGATGCTGGCGATTGTGCAAGGCGAGTCGACGAGGAGTCAGTTCGCCGCTGGTAGGACGGGCGAACCAGTAGGCATGGACCTACTCCGCTGCAGGGGTAGAGGGCATCCGCCATGGAGCGAATAAAGTCAGGCTGTCTGGCTCGCTAAGCAACGTTTGAGCTTCTTCGATCTTGGTCATAACGTCTGCCCGCTGGTCATCCGGCAAAGATGCTGCTCTCTTGGCGACATCTGCGAAGAACGCCTGTATGCGCTGCCCCTCGCTCCACCTATCGATAGTTTTAAGCAAATCTTGCAGGGACAGCTTTCGAGCTTTTTTAATTAAAGATCGCTCGCGCTCCGCACTGAGGATCAACCACTTCGCTTCCCAATCCCTATGCTCCTCTTCTGCCCTTCGATCAGCCGCATCCAGCTCAGGTTTTAGGGTTTTGGCCTGGGTGTGTAGGACAACTAAAATCTCTTGGATCTGCTTATCAAGCCTGGAATCATCCTCAGTCCAGGTTTTGACCCATTTTACCCGCGAATAGGCGCTATACACCCTCAAGCACAGCCTTTTGGCGGCTACCCGTTGGCTGCTCACACGGTAGAGCGTCTTCCTTTTCCTATCCCAAAGCCCGGGGTAGAGAGTCCTTGCCTCCTTAACCGTTACGTATTTGCCATCATCCATGTAGACCATTTCCTTTTGGATTGTCTGCTCATAGATGGTGATCCCGAAGACGAAGTTATTGATGAAAATCAAAGTGGGCACGCCCGGGCGCCAGAGACCCGGCTCCATCGCGGATCTTTTCAGTCTGCCAGATTCGTCGCCAAGTTCGACGCGGCTAAAGCCCCCTTTGACGCACGCTGCTTCAACGTGACTTTGAAAGTCGCGCGCGCTGGTAGCAAGTTTTCGAAGGATTTTCGCCGCCCTGAGTAGTGTCGCTTCAGTAACGATGAGGTCGGCCAAATGACGCTTCAATGGTTTCAAATAGCCATCGCCCGTCACTTTCCCTTTGGTGAAATCATCTAGGGGCATAGAAATCATCGAGTGACGATCACGCTTGCTCGTGGGCGTAGCGGCATCCACCGCCTCCGGCGTCTGCGTGGTCGCCAGGTGATCGCCTTTTTTCCACTCAAGAACGTCGCCGAGCCGGGCTTTTGGAAGTGGCGGGATCTTTGGTTTTTGTCCTGATGCCTTCCTTGCCCAGTAGCCTCGAGGAGGGCGAGGGACGTTAAGGCGCGCGCAGACTCGCGCTAGAAAATTAGCAGATACCCCATATTTTGATGCGAGGCTCAGCATAGGCGTCGTCCAAACCTCAGAGTACAGGGTGTCCCTATGAACGCGATCAACTACCATATTTTGAGCCTCTTCTGAGAGCGTCACCTTCTTTGGCGTCAACGCTTGTTATCTATCACTGCAGGCCGCTTTCGACGGCATTATGCCCAGAGCGAATTGGTTGTCAGCGAACGGCACTATGGTGGTTGATCAGACTAGTGGTGGCGGGCTTCCAACGTATGACACGTCGTACTGGGCCATTAGGAGGAACAGCAGCGTTTCATCAGGCTGAATTACCTACCCATCCGCTGGACTATCAAAATCGCACGGCTAGAGCTCACCCGCCATCCAGGCCTCGATAGCCTTGCGGCTGTAAACGATGCGGTTGGCGGGGTCTTTGCGCCAGTGCTTACCCTCCAGCCACAGACCTCCAGAGCGATACTTGCGCGCCGCCTCGGGGCTGATCCCGAACACATAGGGCAAAATCTCTCCTCTGAACCACTCCGCCGAAAAGGAATGCTCAACTATCGGCTCACTCACGCGCTGCCTGTTTTGCAGTGCCGGCTGGTTCGTTTCCACCCACTGCGAAAGATCCTGGATGGCGCCGGTAAGAGTTGCCTGTTTTTCAGCGACCGCGCTGAGTAGCTGGGGAAGTGTTCTAGGTCGCTTCATGTGACAGCCTCTTCAAGGGATGGCGTAGGCTTATCAATCCTCAGGATCTTTCTGATCTTCTGGCCTCCACCGCTGGACCAACTCCGCCATTCCGACGACGATTATGTCGGAATTGCTTTCCAGGATCGCTAGATAGCTACGGATACTGCCAGATGTCTCTTGGTCACCCTGGCGTTCGATCCATATCCGAATCTCGTCCACAGCCGAGGCGACGGCGTTAATGTTCTGATTGAAGCGGGCGAGCAGGATAGGGGTAGGGTCATCTGGCAGCGACATGGCGTTTCCTCCATAGAAAAAGGAAAGCGTAGACCTAACACCAGCCGCCTAACGGCAGCGTTTGATTATCTTCGAGGGAGGATGGAGCAGAAATGTCGTCGAATGTACGCGGTAATGTACGTTCAACAGAAAAACAAAAGGCCTGCATCGCTGC
This genomic window from Pseudomonas sp. G.S.17 contains:
- a CDS encoding DUF4376 domain-containing protein gives rise to the protein MSELIRVQNGIATREPIPDFLISPLLLPESLADLSWTPAEFGLQDSAWWPEENTEGELGVNKKWGAEVLTIDAARKVVKVARNQVNMTAAEKAARDALVAEQWTTQIAARRYTAEIAGTTIDGMPIDTGRDSQGLITGAAVQAIIDPEYSLHWKTSAGFVELTGQQILGVASMVRAHVQACFNREAALLDAVAEGTITAAMLDEGWPA
- a CDS encoding DUF1353 domain-containing protein yields the protein MTTPIGKFDVRPDIRFISRWDVEMRQEMGFNDPVHGLIVVPNTFVSDLASIRILREICRWCAVTALTGGTLVDSYPWTRAALIVIAVIALAIYGLLVGYGMRASILHDWLYTFGPLTRRECDDIYYRALTTGDGTARWRAWIFFLGVRLGGHWSYTKTPTSPGASSLSD
- a CDS encoding helix-turn-helix transcriptional regulator — encoded protein: MTNVFNFERAREDKQADRDQEFIDFILSQPQTMTAEQCSQARGLLGWSQEALAFRSGASVLAISQFETGTRLLRDVTKQAIVFALEAEGLMLIPGHPPMRGENVRGMTPNPRNGKNFHMVE
- a CDS encoding structural protein P5 — encoded protein: MTIARGLRNNNPGNIDYNPRNNWQGQLPPDPAIEKRFARFDTPENGIRALAKLLINYRGKDGMPGVGLQGIDTVRETINRWAPSVENNTDAYVKAVSVEAGVLPNESIDIRDRRILLGVVTAIIKHENGGNPYSQAVIQEAVRRALT
- a CDS encoding SOS response-associated peptidase family protein gives rise to the protein MCGRIVQYKGMDDYFSELAPRFPKFSGFDNVPIARYNVAPSTKVNILRADEAGIHMDPVRWGWSPFWAKGKRADPINARVETVTTGKFFKQLWPNGRALVPSEGWYEWVKDPDDPKKKQPYFIRLKGDAPMFYGALAKVTPGLEPHDEDGFVIITAASDQGMVDIHDRRPLVLTPELANEWLDPELSAERAEEIAKECCRPVDDFEWYPVGKAVGNVRNQGPELIRPLS
- a CDS encoding DNA-binding protein, translating into MSEPIVEHSFSAEWFRGEILPYVFGISPEAARKYRSGGLWLEGKHWRKDPANRIVYSRKAIEAWMAGEL